The Candidatus Delongbacteria bacterium region CAGTATCAATAAGCACAAACCACTCTTTTTGTTTCATACTAATTAAATAATATAAAAATATAACGACACCACTTATTACACTAAGAAAGACTGCATTGACTAATCCAAGAGATTCTTCAGCTAATGAAAATGTAAAAATTGGGATAAAACCCAAGAGAAGATTTTTTATAAGATCTTTTTTTCCCACATGAATCCTTTTTATTTTAAAAGTAATAAATTTAGAAGTTATAATCAATTTTGAAAATCAGATAAAAAGTTATTGTAATAGAGGCTTAGTTTTGTTAATATAAAAATATATCCATATTTGTCGGAGTCGTTATGAAAACATATTTTGCTTCAGCTGAAAGATTAAGTATTGAAGAAGTAAAGAAACAGACTCATGATCTTGTAAAAAATCAGATAGTTGGAGAAGTACTAAATCTTTTTTCAGGCTTGCTATTAATTTTAAACCATGAGCGACAACTAGTAGCAGCTAATTTTGAATTTTTGAATAAAATTGGAGTTAATGATATTGAAGAAATCCTAGGTTTGAGACCTGGAGAAATTTTTCATTGTATCTATTCTGATAATCTTTCTGGTGGTTGTGGAACTGCAATAGAGTGTGCTGGCTGTGGTGCTGTATTATCAATACTATCCGCAATAAAAGGTAATGCAAGTGAAAGGTATTGTACAATTAAGTCTGATACTGAAAATTATATTTTTAAAGTTAAATCACAGCCTCTTAAAGCCGATGATAAGGAGTGGGTATTGATTATTGCTCAGGATGTTTCTGAGATTCACTTTTGGCAAAATTTGGAAAGAGTATTTTTTCATGATTTGAACAATTTATTAGACAATCTAAACTCTACTATGACTTTACTTGAAAGAAAGGACCCTTCTTCAGAAAGACTGAATAATCTAAGAAGTATTATCAACAGGATTTTGAGTGAAGTGTCTATGCAGAGGTCGTTATCAAAACAACCTTATGGCGAGTTCAAACCCATTATCTCAAAAGTAAAACTGAGTTCAATAAAAGATAATATTCAAGTTTCTGTTCTTGGTAAGATAAGTGATTATAACAAATTTATAATAAATTGGGCAGAAGATGACATAGAGTTTGAAACAGATAGTTTATTGATAATCAGAGTTCTATCTAATATGATAATTAATGCAATTGAAGCAGAACAGGGGAGAGGCATTATTAGATTGTCTGTCGATAAAGAATCTGATAGATTAGTATTTAAGGTATGGAACAAAACTTCTATTGAAGAAAA contains the following coding sequences:
- a CDS encoding ATP-binding protein, encoding MKTYFASAERLSIEEVKKQTHDLVKNQIVGEVLNLFSGLLLILNHERQLVAANFEFLNKIGVNDIEEILGLRPGEIFHCIYSDNLSGGCGTAIECAGCGAVLSILSAIKGNASERYCTIKSDTENYIFKVKSQPLKADDKEWVLIIAQDVSEIHFWQNLERVFFHDLNNLLDNLNSTMTLLERKDPSSERLNNLRSIINRILSEVSMQRSLSKQPYGEFKPIISKVKLSSIKDNIQVSVLGKISDYNKFIINWAEDDIEFETDSLLIIRVLSNMIINAIEAEQGRGIIRLSVDKESDRLVFKVWNKTSIEEKNKARIFQRYFSTKSSDGRGLGTFSMKLFGEKYLKGEVNFTSDKITGTEFYLKIPIKLENSLP